In Mycobacterium sp. Aquia_213, the sequence CAGACCATCGGGGTGATCCAGGGTATGCAGCACCTGCCGGCCACCTTCACACCCGGCAAGCGGCTCGGACCGGGAATCGACGAGACGCTGGAGAAGCTGCAGCGGGTCTGCGACGAACAGGGGATCGCGCGGCCGATCACCGAGTGCAAGGAGGCCGCCGTCATCGGCGACTGACTAGACGTCTAGGTCGCGGCGAAGCTTGGCGACGTGGCCGGTGGCCTTCACGTTGTACTGGGCGACGGCGATCTTGCCCAACGCGTCGACCAGGAAGGTGGAGCGGATGACGCCGGTGACCGTCTTGCCGTACAGCTGCTTCTCGCCGTACGCGCCGTAGGCGGTGAGCACCTTGCGGTCGGGGTCGGACAGCAGCGGGAACGTCAGCTGCTCGGCGTCGCGGAACTTCGCCAGCTTCTCGGGCTTGTCGGGGGAGATGCCGACGACGTCGATGCCGGCGCCGTTGAGTTCGGTCAGGTTGTCGCGGAAGTCGCAGGCCTGTTTGGTGCACCCCGGCGTCGACGCTGCCGGGTAGAAGTAGACAACGACCTGGCGGCCCTTGTAGTCGGCCAGCGACACCTTGTTTCCGTCGGCGTCGGGAAGGCTGAAGGCGGGCGCTTTGTCCCCGGGTGCTAGCCGCGTGGTCTCGGTCAAGGTGCTTCCCCTTTCGGTTCACCAGAGCGTCGGCACTAGGGTAGTGCCTCAGGTGCACGAGGCTCAGTTGGAGGACAGACACGTGGTGGACCGCGACCCCGACGCCATCAAGCAGGAGATCGATGCCGCCCGCGACCAGCTCGCGGCCACCGTCGACTCGCTGGCCGAGCGCGCTAACCCGCGCCGCCTCGCCGACGACCTCAAAATCCGCGTTATCGGGTTTGTGACGAAGCCCGCGGTCGCCGCCTCGCTGGCGGGTGTCGGTGCTCTCGTCGTTCTGGTAGTGGTCCGCCGCGTCAGGAACCGCTGAGCCGCACCGAGCAGACAGACAGCTCTGTCTACGGGGCTCTGCTAGCGTCGGTGCACATGGAGATCCTCGACCGGGAGGCCGCCGCACCGGATGCGCGACGGCCGGCGTCCCCGGCCGATCGCCTGCTTGCGGTGGCGACAAAGCTCTTCGCAGCGCATGGGATTCGCGCGGTCGGTATCGAACGGATCCTGCGCGAATCGGGATGCGCGAAGGCGAGTCTGTACGATTTCTACGGTTCCAAAGCAGCTTTGGTGACCGCTTACCTGGCCGAGCTGGACCACGCCGATCGGGCCAAGTGGGAAATGGCCGCAGCGGCACTGACCGATCCCACCGAAAAGGCTTTGGCCTTCTTCGATCTCGCGATTGCCAATGGGCTTCGATGCAATTTTCCGGGTTGTCTGTACGCCAACGTCGCGACGGAGTTTCCCGGCGAGCGGTTCGAACCGATCGATGCGCATCGCGAATGGGTGCGGTCATGTCTGACCGAGCTGATGACGTCGACCGGCGCCAAGCGTCCTGACGAGACTGCCCGGCAGCTTCAGTTGCTCTACGACGGTGCGCTCGCCGGCTCCAAGCTGGACCAATCGGTGGAGCCGATCCGACTCGGACGGCAGCTGGCGGCCGAGTTCATCGGTCGCGCCTGCGGCCGATAGCGGCCGATCGATTCAGATCAGCGCGATCCGATTATGTGGGGTGCACCGTCTCCCCAGCACGAAGACGGCCCGGACCTACCGTTGACATCCGAATCTGCGCTTGAACACATTGCGCTGCAAAGATTTTCGGCCTGCATGTAGCAGTGCTCGCGCGGTTGGCGCGCCGCGGTGGACGCGCCGCGGCCGTGCGGATGAATTCCACTGGCCAACGCCGAGCATCAGCGTCATAGACAGAGCGGTCTGTCTGTGGCAGCGTCGCCCTCGTGCCTGCCCTGCGGTGTGCGAGGCGTTCCGGGCTTCCCGAAAGGACAACAACGTGGCAACTGGCACAGTGCGGATAGTCAGCGGCCACAAGAGTTTTGGTGCCGGCGCACCCGCGCTCGCCGGCGTCGACCTGACCATCGACGACGGAGACTTCCTGGCCATCCTCGGACGCAGTGGCAGCGGCAAGTCCACCCTGTTGCGGGTGATCGCCGGGCTGGAGCAACTCACCTCCGGAACGGTCGAGTGGTCCACCGGCAACGGCGTGGCCCGACCGCACACGGGTGTCGTATTTCAACAACCGCTCCTGATGCCCTGGCTCAATGCCCGGGAAAACGTCCTGTTCGCAGGACGATTCGCGGCGAACCGGAAGACCTTCGAACCCGAATACGCTCAGGAACTGCTGCGGCGTTTCGACCTCGAGCGGGTGGCGGACCAATATCCCGACCAATTGTCCGGCGGGCAGGCCCAGCGCGTCTCGATCATCCGCGCGGTCGCCACCCGGCCCCGGCTGCTCCTACTGGACGAGCCGTTCAGCGCTCTGGATCCTGCCATTCGCGGCGACTTGCGGACCTGGCTGGCCGGTCTCGCCGTTGAGCTCGGGATCACCGTCGTGCTGGTCACCCACGACGTCGACGAGGCTCTGCAATTGGCCAGCCGGATTGTGCTGCTCGGCCCCGACGGCCGGATCCGCCGTGACTGGCAACCCGGGGCCAGCGCCGGCGAGGAACTCCGACAGGAGATCCTCGACCATTACCGATTGGTCGACCAATGACCGGCGTGCTCTCGCGCCGGTCGCTGTTGGCCGGAAGTGTCGCGCTGGCCGCGGCGGGGGGTGTGGCCGGGGTGGCCGACCTGGCCCGCGCCGCGAGCATCGACCGGACCAATACCAGCGGACAGCTTCGCATCGGCTATCTGCCCATCACCGATGCGGCGCCGCTGCTGATCGCCCACGCCGCCGGGCTGTATGAGCGCGGCGTGGTCAGCTCGGCCAAGCCGATACTGTTTCGCAGCTGGGCGTCGCTGGCCGAAGCGTTCGTCACCCGTCAGGTCGACGCCGTGCACATGCTGATGCCGATGGCCATCCAGCTTCGCTTCGTGTTGGGCAGCGCCGTCCGGGTCTTGGCCTGGAACCACACCAACGGTTCGGCGCTGACCGTCGCCCCGAACATCAGCGACATCGGGCAACTAGCGGGAACGCAAGTGGCGATACCGTTTTGGTGGTCGATCCACAACATCATTCTCCAGGAACTGCTGCGCGCGCACGACCTGGTTCCGGTGGTGCGCCGAAGTGCCTCGCGCAGCGCCCGCACGGTCGAGCTGATCGTGATGAGCCCGTCGGACATGGTGCCCGCGCTGGCCAACCGTTCCATTAGCGGCTATGTGGTGGCCGATCCGTTCAACGCCATGGCTCAGGTGCGCAAGATCGGCCGCATCCAGACCTTTCTGGGCGACGTGTGGCGCGACCACGCCTGCTGTGTGGTCCTGGCCCACGAGGACCTGATCGAAAACCGGCCACAGGCGGCGGGCTCCCTGGTCAACTCGATTGTGCTTGCGCAGCAACGTATTAACGACAACCGCTCGGCCGCCGCGGCGGCACTGTCGACCGGTGCGTATTTGCCGCAGCCGCTGCCGGCCATCAAGACCGCACTCACCTACAACCCGAAGGACTATCGACTCGCGCATCCGGATTGGCAGCCGCAGCGGTTGGGTTATCAGCCATTCCCGTTCCCGAGCTTTACCCGTCGGCTGGTGGAGGCGATGTACGACACCGTGGTCGACGGCGACCGGCGGTTCCTGGATCGGCTCGATCCCGCGGTCGCTCACTCGCAACTGGTTCACGACAGCTTCGTGCGGGCGGCGCTGGACGCGCATGGCGGTGCCGCAAGCTTCGGTATTCCTGCCGACCTGACCCGAATTGAAGAGGTACAGCCGCTATGACCGCACAGGGAATCGAGACCTCAGCGCCGGGAGAAACCGTCCCACCGGCGACGACGTCCGCACCCAAGTGGTCACTGCTGCGGCGCTGGTGGCCGCCCGCGCTGGCCATCGGGGCGGCGGTTGCGCTCTGGTGGCTGGTCACCGCCGTGCTCGCATCTGGGCAATCGCTGCTGCACCAGACCACACCGGGCCAGGTGGCCAAGTCGTTGGTCGAGCTGTACAAGCGGGGCGTGCTGCTGTCCGACACCGAGGTGAGCCTGTGGCGGCTGCTCGTCGGCTTGCTGGTGGCCGCGGTCATCGGGATTCCTGCCGGACTGCTGGTCGGGCTCAGCGACACCGCCGATCGCGCCACCCGTCCCGTCATCCAATTCCTGCGGATGATCTCGCCGCTGTCGTGGGCTCCAATCTCGGTGGCGATCTTCGGAATCGGCAATGAGCCGGTCATTTTCCTGATTGCCGCGGCGGCGGTGTGGCCGATCCTGATCAACACCGCGGCCGGCGTGCACAGCGTCGACCCCGGCTACCTCCAGGTGGCGAAGTCGTTTGGGGCAAGCCGAAGAGAGCAGCTGACCGTCGTGGTGCTGCCCGCCATTCGTGGCCACCTGCAGACCGGCCTACGGGTTGCGCTGGGAATCGCGTGGGTGGTGCTGGTGCCGGCCGAAATGCTCGGTGTGCGTTCCGGTTTGGGCTACCAGATCCTCAACGCGCGCGATCAACTGGCCTACGGCCAAGTGGTCGCGGTGATTGTGGTCATCGGTGTCATCGGGTACGCGCTGGATCTTGCCGCACGGCGGCTGCTGTCGTCGCGGCGCGGCGACCGCTGAGTCAGGCCGTGTCGGTTGCGGCGCTGCGCTGCACGTGCACCGGCAGGTCGTCCGCCCACGGCTGAGCGGTGACCATGTCGTCGACATCGACGTAGCCACGCTCGAATTCGCCGGTCGCCGCATCCACCAGTCGATATTCCTGCCGCTGCTTGTGGATGGGCTGCGCGTCGAGAATCACCACCCGCACGTCGCCGGGCTCGAACCCGCACCGCTGCTGCAGCGCCTCGACGAGGCACTCGTTGTGCAGGTGCCCGTCGCCGAAGTTCCAGCCGAGCACCATCGCGCAGAGGACCTCGCCCTCGCACAGGTTGTAGTCGTCCTCGTCGTAGCCGGCCAGCGCGCGGTGCACCAGCGTGAGCAGCGCGCGGCCGTGGGTGTTCATGCCGCGGAAGGCCAGCGCCAGGTGCATCGGGATCAGCGTTTCCTCCTTGCTGCCGTACAACCGCTCGAGCTGCAGGTGCTGCATCGGGCCGAGCGCACGAGAGCCGGTGCGGAACTTCTCGTCCAGCGACGGCTTGACGCACCACAGGGTGGTGTCCCAGTTGCCGGCGTAATAACGCATGCCGGGCAGGAACGAAACCTTGCGCGGGAAGAGGTTTCCCACCACCACGACCGTGGTGATGACCGCGAACAGCACCACGGGCCAGGGGCTGGTCAGATCCGAGAGCCCGACGGGGGCGTGCGCCACGAACAGCCACAGCACACCGAAGATCATGAAGACGTTCCACTCCAGCGGCACGCCCATCGGGAAGGCCAGCAGGATGTTCAGGTGGAACACGATCATCACGAACGCGGCGATCGTGGTCGGCCAGCCGCCGTGTGAGAAGAGCAGCGCCAGTGGCACCAGGCCCTCCACCGCCGTCGAGAAGTGCGCGATGAAACCCGCTAATCCGCTGGGCCGCAGATCGTCGGGATAGTGCTTGAACATCGACCGCTTGAGCGGGCCCGAGGGGATGAACGGGTTGTTGGCCAGCATTGTCGAGATCACAAAGGGGAAGTGGCGGTTGAGCTTCGACGTCGCTGCGCCCAGCCAGATCACCATGAAGACGAGTTTGGCCCCGATGACGATGTCGGCCCCGGCGAACAGGAACGCCACCGCCAGCGGCGCGTACACCTCGGCGCGAGCGGCCAGGAAGATTATCTTGTCGCGCAGGCTGATAACGGCGAGGACGGCTAGGATCGTGACGGTCTGCCACCGCGGTAGCACGCCAATCACCGTGTCCAGAGCCGGAATTGGGCCGGCGCCGTCGGACACCAGCGCCGTCGCGAGCAACACCAGCAGCGCGCCGTAGAGCAGCGTGTCGAGCGGCGTCCGGTCGACGCCTTTGGTCAGCGGTACCCGGTCGGGCCAGGGTGGCAACCGGATGGTGCCGGGCCGCAGCCAGTACAGGATCGATCCCATCGGCGGGAAGTAGCGCCCGGCCAGCGGCCCGAAACAACAACCGAGACCGACGACTTCGAACAGCATGGTGAACAGCACGGCCTTCTGAAACACGATCGGCTCCGACCACCACGCGGTGACATCACCGAAGCCGCCGATGCCGGTCGTGCACCATCCGAAGAACCAGCCGCCGAGGATGTAGAGCGCGATCTTCACGCCGTACATCACATGCATAACCAGGGGAATGCCGAAGCCGTTCTCCGCGATGTGGCGCGTCATCGGAATGATCCGCTCGGCGCGGGTGCGCTTGCTCCACTCGGCAATGTCGACGACGGGCAGGTTGGGCTGGATGAACCCCATTGCAGCTCCTCTGACGCAACTCGTTCACCGGGTGCCAATCGCCGGTCCTGGCGCGAATCGGTGGTGACGAAGAAATTACCTGCAAAAAGGACGAATGCGTAGGGGTATCCCGTCCACCGGAACGGACAAATCCGCAGCGGCGGGATTGCGGGCCGGGCGGTCGACTGTCATCACGCCTGCTGCTTGAGAGACGCACCCGCGCATTGCAACTCGTAGTCGTCAGGGTTTGGACGGTTGGTCCATCGCCAATAATCGAAGATGCGGAACCCGTACAACGTGGGCACGTGGCCGGCGGCGTTCTTGTAGTAGCTGCTGGAGACCGCCGGATGCGTGTACACCATCTCCTTCAGCCGTTCCTGGCTGCGGCGGTTGTAGTCATCGCACACCTGCGCCCGCGGCATGGCGGAGGCGAAACCGCCCGCCAGCACCATGTCGATACAACCCATGATGTAGCGCATCTGGCACTCCGAGTTGTAGATGATGCTGGCGCCGTTCACCGCGTTGGTGCCCGGGCCGAACATGCAGAAGAAGTTCGGGAATCCCGGCACGGTGACACCCAGATAGGCGTACGCGGAATCGCCCCAGGCCGTGTTGAGTTCGACGCCGTCGCGACCGCGGACATTGATAGGCCCGAGTTGGTGGTTGACGTCGAATCCGGTGGCCCACACCAGCACATCGGCGGGTCGATGCACGCCGTCGATGGTCCTCACCCCGTCGGCCGTGATCTCGGTGACGCCGTCGGTGATCAGTACGACGTCGTCGCGTTGCAGTGTGGTCAGCCAGGTTCCGTTGTCCTGCAAGGTCCGCTTGCCCATCGGGGGATAGTTCGGCGTCACCTTCGCCAGGAGTTCCTCGTCGGCGCAGAAGACCCGCATCCACGCGATGAACATCTCGCGGATCGCGTGGTTCGACTCGCTGCACGAGAGTCCGCCGTTGTCCCAGGCCGGGTCGATCTTCACCTGCTCGTCGAGCGCATCGGCGATCGGCCACCACGACACGAACCGCGACCATCGTCCGTAGTACGGCAGATGGCGGATCGCCCACCTGGCTCCGTCTGGGATCTCGTCGTGGTAGATGGGGTTAGGCGCCATCCACTGCGGCGTGCGCTGGTAGACGTCGACATGTTGAGTCGAGTCGGCGATCGCGGGCACGAGCTGGAATCCGCTGGCGCCGGCCCCGATGACCGCGACCCGCTTACCCGTCAGGTCGATATCGTCGCGCCAATCCGCGGTGTGGAAAGACGGCCCGCGGAAGTCCTTGGCGCCGTTGATGTCCGGAATCACCGAGTTGCTGAACTGGCCGACCGCGCAGATCAGGGCACGCGCGGTCAGCGTTTCCTGGCCGCCGTCCGCCCCGCGGATCGTCACCCGCCAGGTTGCCGATTCCTCGTCCCAGTCCGCGCCGGTCACCTCGGTGTTGAATCGCGCGTTGGGGGCGATGTTGTAGCGGGTGGCGACTTCGTTGAGGTACCGCAGGATCTCGGGCTGCTCGGAGAAGTAATGCGTCCAATGGTCAAGTGGCTCGAACGAGTACGCGTAGTACTGGTTGGCGATGTCCACGCGACAGCCCGGATAGCGGTTGGCCAACCATGTTCCGCCGACGCCCGACTGCTTTTCGATGATCGTGAACGGTATGCCCGCCGCCTGCAGCTTGATCCCGGCCAACAGCCCACCCTCACCGCACCCGATGACGACGACGGGGAAGTCGGCGCGCTGCTCGGGTGTCGACGCCAATATCGGCCCGCACTGATCGGCATCGCTGAACCGCAGGTCCGCGGCGACGTAGTCGATGTACTCCTCGGTGACCTGGCCAGCGGATATCGTCTCGAACATCACCCGCATCTGCTCGGCATTCGGGACGAACGGCGGCGGACAGCCGCGGTCGCGGTAGTCGCGAATCACGTCGAAGGCGCGCTTGCGTACTAACTCCTTGTCAGGCTCGCTCATCGCGCCCTGCAGATCCATCGCAATGAGCATGAACGGCCGCGGAAGCTCGTCCAGCAGACCCATGTCGCCGGTCATGTGCACCATCGACATCAACAGCGCCGGAACACTGGCTTGCTCGACGGCCGACCGGATAACGTCGTCGGGGTCGTCGAACGGCTGACCGAGCAGTCGGCTGAGGTCCGTCGATGCGGATGACACAGCAGGTGGGGACACGATTCCTCCGCGTGACTAGACAGATCTTTAGTGATGTCTAGTCGTAGGTTAGCATCGTGGCCGTCCTTCTCAGGTGAAGGAGGTCCGATCCCATACGTCGACTACAGGGACATGACTGTGACCGCGGCCCTGGAGACCACTCATTAATGGCAGCGGTGCGTGGTCAATCGGAAAACGGCAACGGAGGCGAGACCAACGTCAGTGGCGCACAAAGCTGTTCGTGTGTTCCGCCGGCTGCGGGTCCACCGCGGGTGACCGCCGGCCGACCCGCAGGAAGCTGCCGGTGCGTACCTTGCCGAGGATGTCGGTGGGTTCCCCGTTTGCGACGACCTGCTGGCCACTGATGAACACCGCAACGACGGTGGCGTCGTTGCGATTCACCATGCGGGACAACCCGCCATACTGTTCGACGCGCTCTTCGGCGTACGCATCCAGGGAGTCGTCGAGGCGCTCGGGATCGATGATCGACAGATCCGCCCGGTCACCGATGCGCAGGTGGCCGGCGTCGAGTCCGTACCAGTCGGCGATCTCGCCGCTGAGGCGGTGGATTGCGTATTCGATTGACATGAAAGGTGTTCCGGTATTGTCCGCGTCCCGCACGTGTCTGAGCAGCCGCAGGCCCATGTTGTAGAAGGCCATATTCCGAAGGTGCGCACCGGCATCCGAGAACCCCAACTGGGTGTAGGGCTCCGTGGCGAATTTCTTGAGCACTTCGGGGCGATGGTTGGAGATGGTGGTGAACCAGCGGAGTTTGGTGCCGTGCTCGAGGACCAGGTCGAGGAACGCGTCGACCGGGTGCAGGCCGCCGCGATCGAGGCCGACCTCACCGAACGACTTTCCGATGACGGACGAGTCCGGGCAATCGGTGATCATCGCGTCGAAGAAGTCGCGGTGCCACACCCGAATTCCGAACTTCTGGTCGTAATCCTTGCGGAACCGTCGCCGGTAGGCTTCGTCGCGCATCAACTCGTCGCGTTCCAGGCAGTCCGCCAGGTGCATCGCTTCCTGTCCCGATCCGAACTCCTCGAAGATGACGAAGTCGATGCCGTCGGCGTAGACGGTGAACGGTACCGGGAGATGCTGGAAGCGGAAGTTGGCGCCGAGCGCATTGACGGCCGTGGCCAGTCCCTTGAGGAAGTAGAACGCGACAGGATTCGACTTGGCGTCGGCCGCGGCCAGCAGGCTGGTCTTCAGCGGCTTGCGATACAGCCCTATCGACTGCAGTGCCTGAAAGACCAGATTCACCGGCATGGCGATGTCGGGAGCCGATTGCAGGATGCGGCCCCGGGCGCGCACCAATTTCTTGAGCCGACGGTTTTCGCGCCACTTCGCGTAGGTCGACGGCAGGGTGCGGGACCGGCAGGTCTGCCCGTCGAGTTTGTCGAAACGAAGCTGGTTGGTCGACAACCCGATGAAGCCGGCGTCCAGCGCCTCGGTCAGCATCCGCTCCATGCGGGCCACTTCGGCGCGGGTCGGCTTGATGTCGTCGTCGGTGGAGCGGTCGAGTCCCATGGTGACGGTGCGGATGTCCGAATGTCCGATGAAGGAGCACAGGTTTGGGCCCAGCGGCAGGTCCTCGATCGCGGTGATGTACTGCTCGCCGCTGCTCCACGTCTTGTGTGCGCCGATCGACTTGATCACGTGTTCGCGCGGAATCGCCTCGACTCGGCCGAAGAGGTCGCCGGCGTCCTCGGCATCGACGTGAATGGTTGATATCGAGCACGATCCCGTTGCCACCGTCGTCACGCCGTGCCGGACGGACTCTGCCAACCCGGGACCTTCGAGGACCTCGATGTCGTAGTGCGTGTGAATGTCGAGGAACCCCGGGACAACCCACTTCCCGGATGCGTCAATGACGCTGCGGCAACCGGCTTCGTCGAGGTCGTTGGTCGAGACCGCGGTCACGTGCCCGCCCGAAATTCCGATATTGCGGATGGCCGAGGGCGCTCCGGTCCCGTCAAACCACCGTCCGTTGCGGATGATCGTGTCGTATGACATATCCGTTCCTCGCCGTTGGGTGCGACCGTCGCCTTGCGGCGCTGCTCGCGTTCTCTAGACCATACGCTCTTACCGCACATGGATGGTGACAGGCGGGAAAATCTACACCATACAAAAGTCAAAAGTGTATGTTCTCGCGGAGCCCGTCGACGCGCCTGGGGATGCGGAAATCACTCATTTTGGCGGTGCGACTCTTCGTCGGGGGTCGAGCTCGACACGGAGGCTCCGCGGTGCCGCCCAGATGGCCCGCTAAGACATTTTGGGCTGATGGGGTTGGTGCGATGCCGCACGCGAAGCATCGCGGTGCAGCGGAACTGCGATTGGTGCGCCGTCAGGGTTTCGAACCCCGGACCCGCTGATTAAGAGTCAGCTGCTCTACCAACTGAGCTAACGGCGCTTGGTCAGCCGAGATTGCGTTGCGACTTTAACAGGCATCCCGTCGCAGTGCGAAATCGCTGGACCACCCAGTGTAGAGCCTGCGCGGCGAGCGGTCGTCCAGCGTTTTGCGGGCCTTGGGCGGCTGGCTTAAGGTCATCCAGCTGAGTTGCCATGAGCACTGGGCGTAACCCATTAGAATATTTGCAAGTATTCTCCGGTCAGCGGTGACCGTACATCAACATAAATATTGTGGAAGGTCACTTGATGGCGCCTTTGCGTAGACGTCGATCGTGGCTGGCTGCTGGGTTGGTCATGTTTGCTGTCATCGGTGTCGCCTGCAGTAGCAACCACACCGCCGCCC encodes:
- the bcp gene encoding thioredoxin-dependent thiol peroxidase; translation: MTETTRLAPGDKAPAFSLPDADGNKVSLADYKGRQVVVYFYPAASTPGCTKQACDFRDNLTELNGAGIDVVGISPDKPEKLAKFRDAEQLTFPLLSDPDRKVLTAYGAYGEKQLYGKTVTGVIRSTFLVDALGKIAVAQYNVKATGHVAKLRRDLDV
- a CDS encoding DUF3618 domain-containing protein, translating into MVDRDPDAIKQEIDAARDQLAATVDSLAERANPRRLADDLKIRVIGFVTKPAVAASLAGVGALVVLVVVRRVRNR
- a CDS encoding TetR/AcrR family transcriptional regulator, which translates into the protein MEILDREAAAPDARRPASPADRLLAVATKLFAAHGIRAVGIERILRESGCAKASLYDFYGSKAALVTAYLAELDHADRAKWEMAAAALTDPTEKALAFFDLAIANGLRCNFPGCLYANVATEFPGERFEPIDAHREWVRSCLTELMTSTGAKRPDETARQLQLLYDGALAGSKLDQSVEPIRLGRQLAAEFIGRACGR
- a CDS encoding ABC transporter ATP-binding protein, coding for MATGTVRIVSGHKSFGAGAPALAGVDLTIDDGDFLAILGRSGSGKSTLLRVIAGLEQLTSGTVEWSTGNGVARPHTGVVFQQPLLMPWLNARENVLFAGRFAANRKTFEPEYAQELLRRFDLERVADQYPDQLSGGQAQRVSIIRAVATRPRLLLLDEPFSALDPAIRGDLRTWLAGLAVELGITVVLVTHDVDEALQLASRIVLLGPDGRIRRDWQPGASAGEELRQEILDHYRLVDQ
- a CDS encoding ABC transporter substrate-binding protein, translated to MTGVLSRRSLLAGSVALAAAGGVAGVADLARAASIDRTNTSGQLRIGYLPITDAAPLLIAHAAGLYERGVVSSAKPILFRSWASLAEAFVTRQVDAVHMLMPMAIQLRFVLGSAVRVLAWNHTNGSALTVAPNISDIGQLAGTQVAIPFWWSIHNIILQELLRAHDLVPVVRRSASRSARTVELIVMSPSDMVPALANRSISGYVVADPFNAMAQVRKIGRIQTFLGDVWRDHACCVVLAHEDLIENRPQAAGSLVNSIVLAQQRINDNRSAAAAALSTGAYLPQPLPAIKTALTYNPKDYRLAHPDWQPQRLGYQPFPFPSFTRRLVEAMYDTVVDGDRRFLDRLDPAVAHSQLVHDSFVRAALDAHGGAASFGIPADLTRIEEVQPL
- a CDS encoding ABC transporter permease — its product is MTAQGIETSAPGETVPPATTSAPKWSLLRRWWPPALAIGAAVALWWLVTAVLASGQSLLHQTTPGQVAKSLVELYKRGVLLSDTEVSLWRLLVGLLVAAVIGIPAGLLVGLSDTADRATRPVIQFLRMISPLSWAPISVAIFGIGNEPVIFLIAAAAVWPILINTAAGVHSVDPGYLQVAKSFGASRREQLTVVVLPAIRGHLQTGLRVALGIAWVVLVPAEMLGVRSGLGYQILNARDQLAYGQVVAVIVVIGVIGYALDLAARRLLSSRRGDR
- a CDS encoding DUF3556 domain-containing protein, with product MGFIQPNLPVVDIAEWSKRTRAERIIPMTRHIAENGFGIPLVMHVMYGVKIALYILGGWFFGWCTTGIGGFGDVTAWWSEPIVFQKAVLFTMLFEVVGLGCCFGPLAGRYFPPMGSILYWLRPGTIRLPPWPDRVPLTKGVDRTPLDTLLYGALLVLLATALVSDGAGPIPALDTVIGVLPRWQTVTILAVLAVISLRDKIIFLAARAEVYAPLAVAFLFAGADIVIGAKLVFMVIWLGAATSKLNRHFPFVISTMLANNPFIPSGPLKRSMFKHYPDDLRPSGLAGFIAHFSTAVEGLVPLALLFSHGGWPTTIAAFVMIVFHLNILLAFPMGVPLEWNVFMIFGVLWLFVAHAPVGLSDLTSPWPVVLFAVITTVVVVGNLFPRKVSFLPGMRYYAGNWDTTLWCVKPSLDEKFRTGSRALGPMQHLQLERLYGSKEETLIPMHLALAFRGMNTHGRALLTLVHRALAGYDEDDYNLCEGEVLCAMVLGWNFGDGHLHNECLVEALQQRCGFEPGDVRVVILDAQPIHKQRQEYRLVDAATGEFERGYVDVDDMVTAQPWADDLPVHVQRSAATDTA
- a CDS encoding flavin-containing monooxygenase, producing the protein MSPPAVSSASTDLSRLLGQPFDDPDDVIRSAVEQASVPALLMSMVHMTGDMGLLDELPRPFMLIAMDLQGAMSEPDKELVRKRAFDVIRDYRDRGCPPPFVPNAEQMRVMFETISAGQVTEEYIDYVAADLRFSDADQCGPILASTPEQRADFPVVVIGCGEGGLLAGIKLQAAGIPFTIIEKQSGVGGTWLANRYPGCRVDIANQYYAYSFEPLDHWTHYFSEQPEILRYLNEVATRYNIAPNARFNTEVTGADWDEESATWRVTIRGADGGQETLTARALICAVGQFSNSVIPDINGAKDFRGPSFHTADWRDDIDLTGKRVAVIGAGASGFQLVPAIADSTQHVDVYQRTPQWMAPNPIYHDEIPDGARWAIRHLPYYGRWSRFVSWWPIADALDEQVKIDPAWDNGGLSCSESNHAIREMFIAWMRVFCADEELLAKVTPNYPPMGKRTLQDNGTWLTTLQRDDVVLITDGVTEITADGVRTIDGVHRPADVLVWATGFDVNHQLGPINVRGRDGVELNTAWGDSAYAYLGVTVPGFPNFFCMFGPGTNAVNGASIIYNSECQMRYIMGCIDMVLAGGFASAMPRAQVCDDYNRRSQERLKEMVYTHPAVSSSYYKNAAGHVPTLYGFRIFDYWRWTNRPNPDDYELQCAGASLKQQA
- a CDS encoding N-acyl-D-amino-acid deacylase family protein, giving the protein MSYDTIIRNGRWFDGTGAPSAIRNIGISGGHVTAVSTNDLDEAGCRSVIDASGKWVVPGFLDIHTHYDIEVLEGPGLAESVRHGVTTVATGSCSISTIHVDAEDAGDLFGRVEAIPREHVIKSIGAHKTWSSGEQYITAIEDLPLGPNLCSFIGHSDIRTVTMGLDRSTDDDIKPTRAEVARMERMLTEALDAGFIGLSTNQLRFDKLDGQTCRSRTLPSTYAKWRENRRLKKLVRARGRILQSAPDIAMPVNLVFQALQSIGLYRKPLKTSLLAAADAKSNPVAFYFLKGLATAVNALGANFRFQHLPVPFTVYADGIDFVIFEEFGSGQEAMHLADCLERDELMRDEAYRRRFRKDYDQKFGIRVWHRDFFDAMITDCPDSSVIGKSFGEVGLDRGGLHPVDAFLDLVLEHGTKLRWFTTISNHRPEVLKKFATEPYTQLGFSDAGAHLRNMAFYNMGLRLLRHVRDADNTGTPFMSIEYAIHRLSGEIADWYGLDAGHLRIGDRADLSIIDPERLDDSLDAYAEERVEQYGGLSRMVNRNDATVVAVFISGQQVVANGEPTDILGKVRTGSFLRVGRRSPAVDPQPAEHTNSFVRH